A genomic window from Fusarium oxysporum Fo47 chromosome X, complete sequence includes:
- a CDS encoding P-loop containing nucleoside triphosphate hydrolase protein → MEMAGPGKSTLILMCTGQDVPVGHDLQACTQHVTAYQCKSSDTSDIYLLDTPGFDDTNRSDAEVLKEIALCLTKMYEDNIKLSGILYLHRITDRRMGESAKKNLMMFRKLCGEESLMNVILVTTMWEDEYAAIGERREQELIATGGFWGALVEDGAQINRHNNTRSSAMPLLRTIAKSDRVTISI, encoded by the exons ATGGAAATGGCTGGGCCTGGAAAGAGCACTCTCATCTTGATGTGCACTGGACAAGATGTTCCCGTTGGTCATGATCTGCAAGCTT GTACACAACATGTCACTGCATACCAATGCAAATCGTCAGATACCTCTGACATATATCTTCTGGATACTCCGGGGTTTGATGACACGAATCGATCAGACGCCGAAGTTCTCAAAGAGATTGCTTTATGTCTTACCAAGATGTATGAAGACAATATCAAACTAAGCGGGATCCTATATCTCCATAGGATCACAGATCGTCGTATGGGCGAATCTGCCAAAAAGAACCTCATGATGTTCCGGAAACTCTGTGGCGAGGAAAGTCTCATGAACGTCATTCTTGTCACTACGATGTGGGAAGATGAGTACGCAGCAATAGGAGAAAGGCGAGAGCAAGAGCTGATCGCTACAGGTGGTTTCTGGGGAGCCCTGGTCGAAGATGGCGCTCAAATCAATCGCCATAATAATACCCGCTCATCCGCCATGCCCCTACTCAGAACGATTGCCAAAAGCGATCGAGTCACTATTTCCATTTAA